The nucleotide sequence GAAATCCTGGGCGAGCACGCCGTAGAGGGCGCCCGCGTGAAAAACGTGCTGGACGGCACCACCCGCGACCTAGCCATCGAGGGCTTCTTCGTAGCCATCGGCCATGACCCGAACTCCAAGATCTTCCAGCCCTACCTGCACCACGATGAGCAGGGCTACCTGAAAACCATTCCTGGCACGGCTAAAACCAACGTGGACGGTGTATTCGCCTGCGGCGATGTGCAGGACTACACCTACCGCCAGGCCGTAACGGCCGCCGGTTCCGGCTGCATGGCCGCCCTCGACGCCGAGCGCTACCTGGCCGCGCTGGGGGACCACTAAAAGTGAATGAGCGAGTGAGTGAATGCGTGAGTTAAGCGGGCGTCACACTATCCTCCGGGATGGGACGTTGAGCTTACTTGCTCATTCACTCACTTGCCCAATCACTCTTTCACTCATTAATTTTTTGCCCTTGCTCCATTTTGTGAAACATTGGCTGCTGCCGCTACTACTGATCGGGCTGTTTTTAGGCTTGCCCGGCCAGCTGCTGGCCCAGCGACGCAAAGCGCCAGAGCCGAAGGCAAAAGCCGGCTCTGCGGGCAAGCGGAGTGATTTCTTCCGCATCAAATCTCCCACCATCCGCTACGTGCGGCCCGATACCACTATTCTGATCCAAACGGAGGAGCTGCCTGAGGAGGGCTCCGACGCCGCGAAGTCCATCTTCTTCAACCCCGCCAAAAAGCTGTCCATTGTGAGCGAGGACACTACCACGCTCAACGAAGGCGGGCAGGAGATTGTGGAGATGTCGGAAGAGGTGAAAATCGACTCTTCCTGGATTAAGGTGGCCGGCTACTATGCCATCTGGGACACCCACAACATCAACCCGTACCGCGTAGACGGCCGCCGGTTGCGCGACACGCTGAACCTGCGCCTGACCGAGCCGGAGCGTCAGCGCTTCGCCAAAATGCCGTTGGTAAAAACCCCGCTGACCTCGGATTTCGGGTTCCGGGGCTACCGCTGGCACTACGGCGTGGATCTGGACCTGGAAACCGGAGACTCCGTGAAAGCCGCCTTCGACGGGGTGGTGCGCATTGTGAAGTGGGACGGCTCGGGCTACGGCAACTACG is from Hymenobacter yonginensis and encodes:
- a CDS encoding M23 family metallopeptidase, whose amino-acid sequence is MKHWLLPLLLIGLFLGLPGQLLAQRRKAPEPKAKAGSAGKRSDFFRIKSPTIRYVRPDTTILIQTEELPEEGSDAAKSIFFNPAKKLSIVSEDTTTLNEGGQEIVEMSEEVKIDSSWIKVAGYYAIWDTHNINPYRVDGRRLRDTLNLRLTEPERQRFAKMPLVKTPLTSDFGFRGYRWHYGVDLDLETGDSVKAAFDGVVRIVKWDGSGYGNYVLIRHYNGIETLYGHMQKSLVTPGTFVKAGQLIGRGGSTGRSSGSHLHFEVRYEGNPIDPEQMYDFPDYRLVKDNFQITSGLFAYYSKSLKYRGGSVPGAASGSSRSSASSGKPTQARRIVSHKIRSGDTLSEIADKYGVSQAQIRRLNGGTAVLRVGRTLRIK